One part of the Rutidosis leptorrhynchoides isolate AG116_Rl617_1_P2 chromosome 1, CSIRO_AGI_Rlap_v1, whole genome shotgun sequence genome encodes these proteins:
- the LOC139886288 gene encoding CASP-like protein 5C1, with the protein MDDVPGSMGTSAGFALRLGQTIFSSASLLFMSFGVQFYSYTSFCFLVTIMGLVIPWSFTLALLDGYSVLVKRPIRQKGILLIIVIGDWVLSMLTLGAASSAASVVDILLTSGESVCSPKVCSRYLLSTIFAFLSWFLSMASSLFNLWLLPSL; encoded by the exons ATGGATGACGTTCCAGGATCCATGGGCACAAGTGCAGGGTTCGCTCTGAGACTCGGTCAGACCATCTTTTCATCTGCTTCTCTTCTCTTCATGTCGTTTGGAGTTCAGTTTTACAGTTATACGTCCTTCTG CTTTTTGGTGACAATTATGGGATTAGTTATTCCGTGGAGTTTCACATTAGCACTACTTGATGGATACTCTGTTCTAGTAAAACGCCCGATTCGACAAAAAGGGATACTGCTCATCATAGTTATAGGGGATTGG GTGTTATCGATGCTTACATTGGGTGCCGCCTCTTCTGCCGCTAGTGTGGTGGATATATTGCTGACATCGGGTGAATCTGTATGCTCTCCTAAAGTCTGCAGCCGATATCTGCTTTCTACCATATTTGCTTTCTTGTCATGGTTCTTGTCCATGGCTTCCTCTCTATTCAATCTATGGCTTCTTCCATCTTTGTGA